The following proteins are co-located in the Vallicoccus soli genome:
- a CDS encoding WhiB family transcriptional regulator produces the protein MTAGWDEGWAARGACRTADPDALFVQGAEQNRAKVVCQGCPVRTECLADALDNRVEFGVWGGLTERERRALLRRRPNVTSWRALLQAAREEYEREGQLPVAM, from the coding sequence ATGACCGCAGGGTGGGACGAGGGCTGGGCGGCGCGGGGGGCGTGCCGCACGGCCGACCCGGACGCGCTGTTCGTCCAGGGCGCCGAGCAGAACCGCGCGAAGGTGGTGTGCCAGGGCTGCCCGGTGCGCACCGAGTGCCTGGCCGACGCCCTCGACAACCGCGTCGAGTTCGGCGTGTGGGGCGGGCTCACCGAGCGCGAGCGGCGCGCGCTGCTGCGCCGGCGCCCCAACGTCACCTCGTGGCGCGCCCTGCTGCAGGCCGCCCGCGAGGAGTACGAGCGCGAGGGGCAGCTGCCCGTCGCGATGTGA
- a CDS encoding ArsA family ATPase, whose product MSAPASPAPPRRRATPLLDLDAVVGDPATRIVVCCGSGGVGKTTTAAALALRAAERGRTVVVLTIDPARRLAQAMGLEELGNEPHPVAGVDGAAGGRLDAMMLDMKRTFDGIVLEHSTPERAATIFANPFYQALSSSFSGTQEYMAMERLGQLQAEGRWDLVVVDTPPSRSALDFLDAPQRLGSFLDGRFIRLLMAPAKAGGRAYLKVFSAGVGAVTGVLTKVLGGQVLHDLQGFIAALDTMFGGFRERAEATYELLAAPGTAFVVVAAPEADALREASYFVDRLAADGMPLAGLVLNRVHTTAAPRLSAGRAGDAADRLDELAEGGRAPRDAELAAELLRLHAERAATVRREQRLRERFTGAHPAVPVVEVRARAEDVHDLDGLRAVARDLAREA is encoded by the coding sequence GTGAGCGCCCCAGCCTCCCCCGCGCCGCCGCGGCGCCGCGCGACCCCGCTGCTCGACCTCGACGCCGTCGTCGGCGACCCCGCCACCCGCATCGTCGTGTGCTGCGGCTCCGGCGGCGTCGGCAAGACCACGACGGCGGCCGCGCTGGCCCTGCGGGCGGCCGAGCGGGGGCGCACGGTCGTCGTCCTCACCATCGACCCGGCCCGGCGGCTGGCGCAGGCGATGGGCCTGGAGGAGCTCGGCAACGAGCCGCACCCGGTGGCGGGCGTCGACGGCGCGGCCGGCGGGCGGCTCGACGCGATGATGCTCGACATGAAGCGGACGTTCGACGGGATCGTCCTCGAGCACAGCACCCCCGAGCGGGCGGCGACGATCTTCGCCAACCCCTTCTACCAGGCGCTCTCGTCGAGCTTCTCCGGCACGCAGGAGTACATGGCGATGGAGCGCCTCGGCCAGCTGCAGGCCGAGGGCCGCTGGGACCTCGTCGTCGTCGACACCCCGCCCAGCCGGTCGGCGCTGGACTTCCTCGACGCCCCGCAGCGGCTCGGCTCGTTCCTCGACGGGCGCTTCATCCGCCTGCTCATGGCACCGGCCAAGGCGGGCGGCCGGGCGTACCTCAAGGTCTTCAGCGCCGGCGTGGGCGCGGTGACCGGCGTGCTCACCAAGGTGCTCGGCGGGCAGGTCCTGCACGACCTGCAGGGGTTCATCGCGGCCCTGGACACGATGTTCGGCGGCTTCCGCGAGCGCGCCGAGGCGACGTACGAGCTGCTCGCGGCGCCCGGCACGGCGTTCGTCGTCGTCGCGGCGCCGGAGGCGGACGCGCTGCGGGAGGCGTCGTACTTCGTCGACCGGCTCGCGGCCGACGGCATGCCCCTGGCGGGGCTCGTGCTCAACCGGGTGCACACCACGGCCGCCCCGCGGCTGTCCGCCGGTCGGGCGGGCGACGCGGCGGACCGGCTCGACGAGCTGGCCGAGGGCGGGCGGGCCCCGCGCGACGCGGAGCTCGCCGCCGAGCTGCTGCGCCTGCACGCCGAGCGGGCCGCCACGGTGCGGCGCGAGCAGCGCCTGCGCGAGCGGTTCACGGGGGCGCACCCCGCGGTCCCCGTGGTCGAGGTGCGGGCGCGCGCGGAGGACGTGCACGACCTCGACGGGCTGCGGGCCGTCGCGCGCGACCTGGCGCGCGAGGCCTAG
- a CDS encoding ArsA-related P-loop ATPase, with translation MTTRRQGPGGAAPDGVRLHVVSGKGGTGKTTVAAALALALATGGRRVLLVEVEGRQGVAQLFDAPPLPYEERRVAVAPGGGEVLALAIDAEEALLEYLELFYRLGRAGRGLKKVGAVDFATTIAPGLRDVLLTGKAYEAVGRRDRDGRPVYDAVVMDAPPTGRVVRFLNVNSEVAGLAKVGPIRSQADSIMGLLASPRTAVHLVTLLEEMPVQETVDAVAELRAAGLPVGAVVVNMARDPRLEPAVLAAAAEGGLPRDGVAEALRAGGLEPDPAVLDALLAVGAEHAARAALEARQRERVAALDRPVLELPLLAEGVDLGALYRFAEDLAPLAGAPARAAGGGPA, from the coding sequence GTGACCACGAGGCGGCAGGGCCCGGGCGGCGCCGCCCCCGACGGGGTCCGCCTGCACGTGGTGAGCGGCAAGGGCGGCACGGGCAAGACCACGGTCGCCGCGGCCCTCGCGCTGGCCCTCGCGACCGGCGGGCGGCGGGTCCTGCTCGTCGAGGTCGAGGGCCGCCAGGGCGTCGCGCAGCTCTTCGACGCGCCCCCGCTGCCGTACGAGGAGCGCCGGGTCGCCGTCGCGCCCGGCGGCGGCGAGGTGCTAGCCCTGGCGATCGACGCCGAGGAGGCCCTGCTCGAGTACCTCGAGCTCTTCTACCGGCTGGGCCGCGCCGGGCGCGGGCTCAAGAAGGTCGGCGCGGTCGACTTCGCGACGACGATCGCCCCCGGGCTGCGCGACGTGCTCCTCACCGGCAAGGCGTACGAGGCCGTGGGGCGCCGGGACCGCGACGGGCGCCCGGTGTACGACGCCGTGGTCATGGACGCCCCGCCGACGGGCCGGGTCGTGCGCTTCCTCAACGTCAACAGCGAGGTGGCCGGGCTGGCGAAGGTCGGGCCGATCCGGAGCCAGGCCGACTCGATCATGGGGCTGCTCGCCTCGCCCCGCACGGCCGTGCACCTGGTGACGCTGCTCGAGGAGATGCCCGTGCAGGAGACCGTCGACGCCGTCGCCGAACTGCGGGCGGCCGGCCTGCCGGTGGGGGCCGTCGTGGTCAACATGGCCCGCGACCCCCGGCTCGAGCCCGCGGTCCTCGCGGCGGCCGCCGAGGGCGGGCTCCCCCGCGACGGGGTGGCCGAGGCGCTGCGCGCGGGCGGGCTCGAGCCCGACCCGGCCGTGCTCGACGCGCTGCTCGCGGTGGGGGCCGAGCACGCCGCGCGGGCCGCGCTCGAGGCGCGCCAGCGCGAGCGCGTCGCGGCGCTGGACCGCCCCGTGCTCGAGCTGCCGCTGCTCGCCGAGGGCGTCGACCTGGGGGCGCTCTACCGCTTCGCGGAGGACCTCGCGCCGCTGGCCGGGGCGCCCGCGCGGGCCGCCGGGGGCGGTCCGGCGTGA
- a CDS encoding DUF4177 domain-containing protein, translating to MAKWEYVTVPLLVHATKQILDTWGDDGWELVQVVPGPSGPEQLVAYLKREKA from the coding sequence ATGGCCAAGTGGGAGTACGTCACCGTGCCGCTGCTCGTGCACGCCACCAAGCAGATCCTCGACACCTGGGGCGACGACGGGTGGGAGCTCGTGCAGGTCGTGCCGGGCCCGTCCGGGCCGGAGCAGCTGGTGGCGTACCTCAAGCGGGAGAAGGCGTGA
- a CDS encoding RidA family protein produces the protein MSAPEEALAGLGLALPPVAVPAGAYVPAVRTGSLVFTAGQIPVVDGQVQATGKVGGAVTPERARELARLCALNGLAAVRAEVGDLSRVRRVVKVVGFVASEPGFDGQPGVVDGASELLGQVFGDAGRHARSAVGVAVLPKDVPVEVELVVEVE, from the coding sequence GTGAGCGCGCCCGAGGAGGCCCTGGCCGGCCTCGGGCTCGCGCTGCCGCCGGTCGCCGTGCCGGCGGGGGCGTACGTCCCCGCGGTGCGCACCGGCTCCCTCGTCTTCACCGCGGGGCAGATCCCCGTCGTCGACGGGCAGGTGCAGGCCACCGGCAAGGTCGGCGGCGCCGTGACCCCCGAGCGGGCGCGCGAGCTGGCGCGGCTGTGCGCCCTCAACGGCCTCGCCGCGGTCAGGGCCGAGGTCGGCGACCTGTCCCGGGTGCGCCGCGTGGTCAAGGTCGTCGGGTTCGTGGCGAGCGAGCCCGGGTTCGACGGGCAGCCCGGCGTCGTCGACGGCGCCAGCGAGCTGCTCGGGCAGGTGTTCGGCGACGCGGGGCGGCACGCGCGCAGCGCGGTCGGGGTGGCCGTGCTGCCCAAGGACGTCCCCGTCGAGGTGGAGCTCGTCGTCGAGGTCGAGTGA
- a CDS encoding HelD family protein, giving the protein MTQHASPAAAEQPVVDTAYARLDELRSTAQERLDAVRRSRPSGTAQSRSERDAFAQLYEDRLAQLRGVEDRLVFGRLDLRDGTTRYVGRIGMSDEDQRQLLVDWRAPGAEQFYQATAAAAGDVVRRRHIALRGRTVTGVEDEVLDLDAPAEGDLVLSGEGALMAALAEHRTGRMRDIVGTIQAEQDRVVRAPLAGVLVVQGGPGTGKTAVALHRAAYLLYTHRERLERSGVLVVGPSPVFLRYIEQVLPSLGETGVVMSTPAELYPGVVARGAEDPRAAALKGDLRMAKVVRRAVDARQVVPAEPVPLRVEGTTVHLRPQVVAEARARARRSGKPHNAVRATFVKQVLDSLLGQLARELRVTLDEHSRPELLASLREAPDVRREVNLCWMPLTPERLLADLLADPRRLAAAAPWTTPAQRRLLARPRDAAWTPADVPLLDEAAELLGEDDTAARLEARRAAAERAAEVRYAQGALQLSGAGAMVSAELLADRFADHGPRLSLAERAGADRTWAFGHVVVDEAQELTPMHWRLLARRCPSRSMTLVGDVAQTAALGGATSWAAALDPVLEGRWTLEELTVGYRTPAGITAVAAGVLEAAGVDVRPPRAAREGEPPVAHRLARTDAAAVAGVLRGELARLGGGRLAVVVPRRGHEDLAAGLPGLLPPGTVGAGGLDDAPVSVLDVEQVKGLEFDVVVLVEPLDVLEQSPRGANDLYVALTRPTQRLVVVHARDLPPGMGALRALDRSA; this is encoded by the coding sequence GTGACCCAGCACGCCTCGCCCGCGGCCGCCGAGCAGCCGGTCGTCGACACCGCGTACGCCCGCCTCGACGAGCTGCGCAGCACCGCGCAGGAGCGCCTCGACGCCGTGCGGCGCTCCCGCCCGTCGGGCACCGCGCAGAGCCGCTCCGAGCGCGACGCCTTCGCCCAGCTCTACGAGGACCGCCTCGCGCAGCTGCGCGGCGTAGAGGACCGGCTCGTCTTCGGCCGGCTCGACCTGCGCGACGGCACCACGCGCTACGTGGGCCGCATCGGGATGTCCGACGAGGACCAGCGCCAGCTGCTCGTCGACTGGCGCGCCCCCGGGGCCGAGCAGTTCTACCAGGCCACCGCGGCCGCGGCGGGCGACGTCGTGCGCCGCCGGCACATCGCCCTGCGCGGGCGCACCGTCACCGGGGTCGAGGACGAGGTGCTCGACCTCGACGCGCCCGCCGAGGGCGACCTCGTGCTCAGCGGCGAGGGCGCGCTCATGGCCGCGCTCGCCGAGCACCGCACCGGGCGCATGCGCGACATCGTCGGCACCATCCAGGCCGAGCAGGACCGCGTGGTGCGCGCGCCGCTCGCCGGCGTCCTCGTGGTGCAGGGCGGCCCCGGCACCGGCAAGACCGCGGTGGCCCTGCACCGCGCGGCGTACCTGCTCTACACGCACCGCGAGCGCCTCGAGCGCAGCGGTGTCCTCGTCGTCGGGCCGAGCCCGGTGTTCCTGCGCTACATCGAGCAGGTCCTGCCGAGCCTCGGCGAGACCGGCGTCGTGATGTCGACCCCGGCCGAGCTCTACCCCGGCGTCGTCGCGCGCGGCGCGGAGGACCCGCGGGCGGCGGCCCTCAAGGGCGACCTGCGCATGGCCAAGGTCGTGCGCCGCGCCGTCGACGCGCGCCAGGTGGTGCCGGCCGAGCCGGTGCCGCTGCGCGTGGAGGGCACCACGGTGCACCTGCGCCCGCAGGTCGTGGCCGAGGCCCGGGCCCGGGCGCGGCGCTCGGGCAAGCCGCACAACGCGGTCCGCGCCACCTTCGTCAAGCAGGTCCTGGACTCGCTGCTCGGCCAGCTCGCCCGCGAGCTGCGCGTCACCCTCGACGAGCACAGCCGCCCCGAGCTGCTCGCCTCGCTGCGCGAGGCGCCCGACGTGCGCCGCGAGGTCAACCTCTGCTGGATGCCGCTCACCCCCGAGCGGCTGCTCGCGGACCTCCTCGCCGACCCGCGCCGGCTGGCCGCGGCGGCCCCCTGGACGACCCCCGCGCAGCGCCGCCTGCTCGCGCGCCCGCGCGACGCGGCCTGGACCCCGGCCGACGTGCCGCTGCTCGACGAGGCCGCGGAGCTGCTCGGCGAGGACGACACCGCCGCCCGGCTCGAGGCGCGCCGGGCGGCGGCCGAGCGGGCCGCCGAGGTCCGCTACGCCCAGGGCGCCCTGCAGCTCAGCGGCGCCGGGGCGATGGTGAGCGCGGAGCTGCTCGCCGACCGCTTCGCCGACCACGGCCCGCGCCTGAGCCTCGCCGAGCGCGCCGGGGCCGACCGCACCTGGGCCTTCGGGCACGTCGTCGTCGACGAGGCCCAGGAGCTCACCCCGATGCACTGGCGCCTGCTCGCGCGCCGCTGCCCCAGCCGCTCCATGACCCTCGTCGGCGACGTCGCGCAGACCGCCGCGCTGGGCGGCGCGACCTCGTGGGCCGCCGCGCTCGACCCGGTGCTCGAGGGGCGCTGGACGCTCGAGGAGCTCACGGTCGGCTACCGCACCCCCGCCGGCATCACCGCCGTGGCGGCGGGCGTGCTCGAGGCCGCCGGGGTCGACGTGCGCCCGCCGCGCGCCGCGCGCGAGGGGGAGCCGCCGGTGGCCCACCGCCTCGCGCGCACCGACGCGGCGGCGGTGGCGGGGGTGCTGCGCGGCGAGCTGGCGCGCCTCGGGGGCGGCCGGCTGGCCGTCGTCGTCCCCCGCCGCGGGCACGAGGACCTCGCCGCCGGGCTGCCCGGCCTGCTCCCCCCCGGCACCGTCGGCGCCGGGGGCCTGGACGACGCCCCGGTCTCGGTGCTCGACGTCGAGCAGGTCAAGGGCCTGGAGTTCGACGTGGTGGTGCTCGTCGAGCCGCTCGACGTGCTGGAGCAGTCCCCGCGCGGCGCCAACGACCTCTACGTCGCCCTCACCCGGCCGACCCAGCGGCTCGTCGTGGTCCACGCCCGCGACCTGCCCCCGGGCATGGGGGCGCTGCGCGCGCTCGACCGGAGCGCCTGA
- a CDS encoding MerR family transcriptional regulator: MEELAELVGMTPRNVRAHQSRGLLDPPEVVGGRAYYGGNHVARLMLVRDLQERGFSLEAIRFVVETPLVYAGLLGPVGPARGGPWEDDAVPLAEGGMDLVRAIRPSLPEELQAAGILRRGEDGSWWTTRALAALGADLHGAGVTHDVVVECHLAAAAAAREVAARVRATQAVTADVLPLALRAFTAGFEAALARHLLEPDDED; the protein is encoded by the coding sequence GTGGAGGAGCTGGCCGAGCTGGTGGGCATGACGCCGCGGAACGTGCGCGCGCACCAGTCGCGGGGCCTGCTCGACCCGCCGGAGGTGGTCGGGGGGCGGGCCTACTACGGCGGGAACCACGTGGCGCGGCTCATGCTCGTGCGCGACCTCCAGGAGCGCGGCTTCTCGCTCGAGGCGATCCGCTTCGTGGTGGAGACCCCGCTCGTGTACGCGGGCCTGCTCGGTCCGGTGGGGCCGGCGCGGGGCGGGCCGTGGGAGGACGACGCGGTCCCCCTCGCCGAGGGGGGCATGGACCTCGTCCGGGCGATCCGCCCGTCCCTGCCGGAGGAGCTGCAGGCGGCGGGCATCCTGCGCCGCGGCGAGGACGGCTCGTGGTGGACGACGAGGGCGCTCGCCGCGCTGGGCGCGGACCTGCACGGGGCCGGCGTGACGCACGACGTCGTCGTCGAGTGCCACCTGGCGGCCGCCGCGGCGGCCCGCGAGGTGGCCGCACGGGTGCGCGCCACGCAGGCCGTGACCGCGGACGTCCTGCCGCTGGCGCTGCGGGCGTTCACCGCGGGGTTCGAGGCGGCGCTCGCCCGGCACCTGCTCGAGCCGGACGACGAGGACTGA
- a CDS encoding NUDIX hydrolase has product MTAVPRSAPVPEAGRARARAWLAGGLEPVPARDAATVLLLRDGVRGLEVYLQRRSGALAFAGGMHAFPGGTVDPADRDGGAAAWVDPPSAQDARRLGGPAAALLRAAARECLEECGVLPALDADGRPAGPVPPGDRADLLAGAVGLDGVLARNGLRLSAALLRPWSRWVTPLDQPRRYDTRFVAAALPPGQEPYETGGESAGGAWVRPADALHEHAAGRRAMLLPTQAALAELAPLPTVAAALRAAEDRDCAPVLPRVVERDGRLVVEVVP; this is encoded by the coding sequence GTGACCGCCGTCCCGCGCTCGGCCCCCGTCCCGGAGGCGGGCCGGGCCCGGGCGCGCGCCTGGCTCGCCGGCGGGCTGGAGCCGGTGCCGGCGCGCGACGCCGCGACGGTGCTGCTGCTGCGCGACGGGGTGCGGGGGCTGGAGGTCTACCTGCAGCGGCGCTCCGGGGCGCTGGCGTTCGCCGGGGGGATGCACGCCTTCCCGGGCGGGACCGTCGACCCCGCCGACCGCGACGGGGGTGCCGCCGCGTGGGTGGACCCGCCGTCGGCGCAGGACGCCCGGCGGCTCGGCGGGCCCGCCGCCGCGCTGCTGCGCGCCGCGGCCCGCGAGTGCCTGGAGGAGTGCGGGGTGCTCCCGGCGCTCGACGCCGACGGCCGGCCCGCCGGTCCCGTGCCGCCCGGCGACCGCGCCGACCTGCTCGCCGGCGCGGTGGGCCTCGACGGGGTGCTGGCCCGCAACGGGCTGCGGCTGTCCGCCGCGCTGCTGCGCCCCTGGTCGCGCTGGGTCACGCCGCTGGACCAGCCCCGGCGGTACGACACCCGCTTCGTCGCCGCGGCGCTGCCGCCGGGGCAGGAGCCGTACGAGACCGGGGGCGAGTCCGCCGGCGGGGCCTGGGTGCGCCCCGCCGACGCGCTGCACGAGCACGCCGCGGGGCGCCGGGCCATGCTCCTGCCCACGCAGGCCGCGCTCGCCGAGCTGGCGCCGCTGCCCACCGTCGCCGCGGCGCTGCGGGCCGCCGAGGACCGGGACTGCGCGCCGGTGCTGCCGCGGGTCGTCGAGCGCGACGGGCGCCTCGTCGTCGAGGTGGTCCCGTGA
- a CDS encoding MBL fold metallo-hydrolase, with protein sequence MSGAPGGPEPAPPLPPWVALVRAPNPGPMTLEGTNTWVLGTAGGVVVVDPGPLHEEHLRRVAAHGPVLRTVLTHGHPDHAEGARRFAALTGAPVLARDPALALDGPALAAGPLPLDAAPGAAPPGLDVEVLLTPGHTADSVCLLVRGPDGARALLTGDTVLGRGTTVVAHPDGRLGDYLASLRRLAALGPLPVLPGHGPPRPDAGAAARAYLAHREQRLAEVRAALAAGARTPAEVVAAVYPDLPAALRPAAERTVRAALVLLGQEGLSASGA encoded by the coding sequence GTGAGCGGCGCTCCCGGCGGCCCGGAGCCGGCGCCGCCGCTCCCGCCGTGGGTCGCGCTCGTGCGCGCGCCCAACCCCGGCCCCATGACGCTGGAGGGCACCAACACCTGGGTGCTGGGCACGGCCGGCGGCGTGGTCGTCGTCGACCCGGGGCCGCTGCACGAGGAGCACCTGCGCCGCGTCGCCGCGCACGGGCCGGTGCTGCGCACCGTCCTCACCCACGGGCACCCCGACCACGCCGAGGGCGCCCGGCGCTTCGCCGCGCTCACCGGCGCGCCGGTGCTGGCCCGGGACCCGGCGCTCGCCCTCGACGGGCCGGCGCTCGCCGCGGGGCCGCTCCCGCTCGACGCCGCTCCCGGCGCCGCGCCGCCCGGGCTCGACGTCGAGGTCCTGCTCACCCCGGGGCACACCGCGGACTCCGTGTGCCTGCTCGTGCGCGGCCCGGACGGCGCGCGGGCCCTGCTCACCGGCGACACGGTGCTCGGGCGCGGCACCACGGTCGTGGCGCACCCGGACGGGCGGCTGGGCGACTACCTCGCCTCGCTGCGCCGGCTCGCCGCGCTGGGGCCGCTGCCGGTGCTGCCCGGGCACGGACCGCCGCGCCCCGACGCCGGGGCCGCGGCGCGGGCGTACCTCGCCCACCGCGAGCAGCGCCTCGCCGAGGTCCGCGCGGCCCTCGCCGCCGGCGCGCGCACCCCGGCCGAGGTGGTGGCCGCGGTCTACCCGGACCTGCCGGCGGCGCTGCGCCCGGCCGCCGAGCGCACGGTGCGCGCCGCCCTCGTGCTCCTCGGGCAGGAGGGGCTCAGCGCGAGCGGCGCGTGA
- a CDS encoding Crp/Fnr family transcriptional regulator: protein MAEDRQGDVRGAPLFAALDDEAASALRASMTEVRLSRGDVLFHEGQPGDQLYVVTSGKIKLGRTSSDGRENLLAIQGPGEMFGELSLFDPGPRTATATAVTSTTLIALGHADLQPWLTGRPEVATQLLRALAQRLRRTNDTLADLVFSDVPGRVAKALLDLAKRFGVQSEDGIHVTHDLTQEELAQLVGASRETVNKALADFAQRGWLRHEARAVVILDVERLTRRSR from the coding sequence GTGGCAGAGGACCGGCAGGGCGACGTCCGGGGGGCCCCTCTGTTCGCGGCGCTCGACGACGAGGCGGCGTCCGCGCTGCGGGCGAGCATGACCGAGGTGCGGCTCTCGCGCGGCGACGTGCTCTTCCACGAGGGCCAGCCGGGCGACCAGCTCTACGTGGTCACCTCGGGCAAGATCAAGCTCGGCCGCACCTCCTCGGACGGGCGCGAGAACCTGCTCGCGATCCAGGGCCCGGGCGAGATGTTCGGCGAGCTGTCGCTCTTCGACCCGGGCCCGCGCACCGCGACCGCGACGGCGGTCACCTCGACCACGCTCATCGCCCTGGGGCACGCCGACCTGCAGCCGTGGCTCACCGGTCGCCCCGAGGTGGCCACCCAGCTGCTGCGCGCGCTCGCCCAGCGCCTGCGCCGCACGAACGACACGCTGGCCGACCTCGTCTTCTCCGACGTCCCCGGCCGCGTGGCCAAGGCCCTGCTCGACCTCGCCAAGCGCTTCGGCGTGCAGAGCGAGGACGGCATCCACGTGACGCACGACCTCACGCAGGAGGAGCTCGCGCAGCTCGTCGGCGCCTCGCGCGAGACGGTCAACAAGGCCCTCGCCGACTTCGCCCAGCGCGGCTGGCTGCGCCACGAGGCCCGGGCCGTCGTCATCCTCGACGTGGAGCGCCTCACGCGCCGCTCGCGCTGA
- the nth gene encoding endonuclease III, whose translation MHRLLAERYPEARCELDFADPLQLLVATVLSAQTTDVRVNLVTPVLFARYRTAADYAAADREELEGIIQSTGFYRAKANSLLNLGTQLCERFGGEVPPRLEDLVTLPGVGRKTANVVLGNAFGVPGITVDTHFGRLARRFGWTASEDPVRVEAEVGDLFPPRDWTMLSHRLIWHGRRTCHARRPACGACPVAALCPSYGEGETDPERARKLLKYELAGT comes from the coding sequence ATGCACCGGCTCCTCGCCGAGCGCTACCCGGAGGCCCGGTGCGAGCTGGACTTCGCCGACCCGCTGCAGCTGCTCGTCGCGACGGTCCTGTCCGCGCAGACGACGGACGTGCGGGTCAACCTCGTGACGCCGGTGCTCTTCGCGCGCTACCGCACGGCGGCGGACTACGCCGCGGCGGACCGCGAGGAGCTCGAGGGGATCATCCAGTCCACGGGCTTCTACCGGGCGAAGGCGAACAGCCTCCTCAACCTGGGGACGCAGCTCTGCGAGCGGTTCGGCGGGGAGGTGCCGCCGCGGCTGGAGGACCTCGTCACCCTGCCGGGCGTCGGGCGCAAGACCGCCAACGTCGTGCTCGGCAACGCCTTCGGCGTGCCCGGCATCACCGTCGACACGCACTTCGGGCGCCTCGCGCGCCGGTTCGGCTGGACCGCCTCGGAGGACCCGGTGCGGGTCGAGGCCGAGGTCGGCGACCTGTTCCCGCCGCGCGACTGGACGATGCTGTCGCACCGGCTCATCTGGCACGGGCGGCGCACCTGCCACGCACGGCGCCCCGCCTGCGGCGCCTGCCCGGTCGCCGCGCTGTGCCCCTCGTACGGCGAGGGCGAGACCGACCCCGAGCGGGCGCGCAAGCTCCTCAAGTACGAGCTCGCCGGCACGTGA
- a CDS encoding NUDIX hydrolase, producing the protein MSAPPAAAPGVPAWLAPVAALPGRLGPYDLSRLRPPRGDERPGAVLVLFGEGDEGPDLLLIERAATLRSHSGQPAFPGGAQDPGDDGPAGAALREAQEETGLDPAGVQVLGLLPALWVPVSGFAVVPVLAWWREPSPVRVVDPAECAAVHRVPIAELLDPAHRVRTRHPSGHVGPAFAVRGMLVWGFTAGILDRVLHHAGWERPWDESRVVPAPADPPRDVPPA; encoded by the coding sequence GTGAGCGCCCCGCCCGCCGCCGCGCCGGGGGTGCCGGCGTGGCTGGCCCCCGTCGCCGCGCTGCCCGGGCGCCTCGGCCCGTACGACCTGAGCCGGCTGCGCCCGCCGCGCGGCGACGAGCGGCCGGGCGCCGTGCTCGTGCTGTTCGGCGAGGGCGACGAGGGGCCCGACCTGCTGCTCATCGAGCGCGCGGCGACGCTGCGCTCGCACTCCGGCCAGCCCGCCTTCCCCGGCGGGGCCCAGGACCCCGGCGACGACGGCCCCGCGGGCGCCGCGCTGCGCGAGGCGCAGGAGGAGACCGGCCTGGACCCGGCGGGCGTGCAGGTGCTCGGGCTGCTGCCGGCCCTGTGGGTCCCCGTCAGCGGCTTCGCGGTGGTGCCCGTGCTCGCCTGGTGGCGCGAGCCCTCGCCGGTGCGGGTGGTCGACCCCGCGGAGTGCGCCGCGGTGCACCGGGTGCCGATCGCCGAGCTCCTCGACCCGGCGCACCGGGTGCGCACCCGGCACCCGTCCGGGCACGTCGGGCCCGCCTTCGCGGTGCGCGGGATGCTCGTCTGGGGCTTCACCGCGGGGATCCTCGACCGGGTGCTGCACCACGCGGGGTGGGAGCGCCCCTGGGACGAGAGCCGCGTCGTCCCCGCCCCGGCCGACCCGCCGAGGGACGTGCCGCCGGCGTGA